Sequence from the Cucumis sativus cultivar 9930 chromosome 1, Cucumber_9930_V3, whole genome shotgun sequence genome:
cgtACAcgattcaaaattgaattaaattttagaattagataaattgaaaaattttgttgaaaaaaattattatgattttaatttaaatccaacaaaatgattgtttttgtttctttttcacacAAGACGTAGGAGGAGAGAAATTTGAACATAcaatccaaaaagaaaaaggtgtatattaaatttcatttttctcatactatcaataaaaatatagccTAACAATCTGAATTGATTCACATCTTAAGCTtaactcaattaattaaattacatatttatttttatataaaaataatgcaCCAATCTATTCCACATAatgtattttctaatatattatcCCTTCTCACTCACTCACTCAAtcactctctttttctttattttaatattcattcttctatttaaaatgaaattgtgagaagtttaaatttttagtaaatACTATGTGTATGAACATTcttaattttacataaatgcTAATGAAAATAGCAATCATACcatgtgttttaaaaaattatgaaaacaaaaaagtttaaaaccatatatttaaattattaaatatagattaaaattaaagaattaatcTATTAAAGGTATCatcttattaattattttgttatagttagTTGGTTTTTCTACAACAATGTAACGAAAATATGGATACTTTTTATACTATGTGTATTTTATTTGGAGTTGAAAGTTTTTGGCTCGATCTCATCTCAAATAATACTTTGGGATAAATActaattactttaaaaatataaaaagaaaagctaaataatatcataattaagaacataaaaaaaaaaaagaaaacaggtGTAGCACAAGAGACAAAGGCAATCATCTGTCTACAAAGTTGattgtaaaaacaaaatgaaaacaatggAAAGTCTCACACGTGCTCACTCTCAAACTCTTTCATCAACTACGACACACATTACATAACACCACAATACATATACACATCcactcttttcttcttcttaaattcttcatttttctcaacccCCCAACTCACACAACAGAAGTAACCCACCCCCATTCTCattatcctttctttttcttcttcttcttcttcttcttctttctttctttgcatGAACTCTCGCATTTCTCTTCAAACTCCACAAAAAATGAAGTACATAAGAACCAACAGCTTCAAACGCCTCTTCTCTCTAAAGCGACGTAGTTTAGGAGACGATTCTCCAAACCCAGATGCTTCTCCTAACACAGATTCTATTGTTTCTCATCATTCTCCAAGACCCTTTTGGAAATGCTTCTCTTTTCAACAAGTTTTTGAAGCCACTGATGGATTCAGCTCAGGTACGcccataaaagaaaaggtttttctttttctttttctttttctgctCTGTTTTTGGGGTTTTTGACTCTGTTTTTTGTTGTGGGTTTTAGAGAACTTAGTTGGAAAAGGAGGGTATGCAGAAGTTTATAGAGGCATTTTAAATGATGGTGAAGAAATTGCTGTGAAAAGACTTACAAAAACCTCCATTGatgaaaggaaagagaaggagTTTCTTACAGAAATTGGGACAATAGGACATGTTCAACATCCGAATGTTTTATCTCTCTTAGGTTGCTGTATTGACAATGGTCTTTATctcattttccatttctcttcAAGAGGTTCTGTTGCTTCTCTTCTTCATGGTAGgcaattttgtttctaaacaaccccatttgaaattttttgtttcccATTTGTTAAATGagcttaaaattttgaaattactGTTTTTTCAGATGATAATATGTGTCCAATTGATTGGAAAACAAGGTTCAAGATAGCAATTGGAACAGCCAGAGGACTTCATTATTTACACAAAGACTGTCAGAGAAGGATTATTCATAGAGATATTAAGTCTTCAAATATTCTCTTGACTGCAGATTTTGAACCTCTGGTTTGTCATTCTCATCAATTGTTGTTGTCTGAATGTTTATTGCAATGTTTTTACTTATGAAATCTGATGTGTTTCTTGCTTTTTGGTTTCCTTAGATTTCAGATTTTGGGTTAGCTAAATGGCTCCCAACTCAATGGTCTCATCACTCCATTGCTCCGATTGAAGGGACTTTTGGGTAATTTAGCAGCTAACTTTGACTTTTTTAGatcaaattaataagaaaaaaatgatctttttttttttaataaaagggttttgaattttgatcaTTGTAGGCACTTGGCTCCAGAATACTATATGCATGGGATTGTAGATGAGAAAACAGACGTTTTTGCTTTTGGAGTGTTTCTTTTAGAAGTAATCTCTGGAAGAAAGCCTGTTGATGGGTCTCACCAAAGCTTACACAGCTGGGTATgccaaattatttttatcaaatatatatttgatatttccatttttatgtttgttgtCTTCTGGATTCCAGTTTTcattatatgtataaatatatatattataagttCATCTTCAAGAAAGAACAATCATTTCCTTGGCTTGTTTCGTAATCAAACTTTCAGTAAAGAAAATGGTCATTGGTTGTTAGTCTTACTACATTTCTTCTTCGATTTGCAAATGGTTGGCGATCGTTTTTCGTTTTCGAGAATatcccttctcttcttttagaTCAGTGGCTGGTTTCTTCAAGAGTGAATCTATATAAAGTTGTTGCTAATTTGACATGTCGGTAATGTGGTTGTGTTGCTATAGTCTGACACTAATTCTAAAACAAACACAGGCCAAACCAATTTTGAACCGGGGAGAGTATGAAAAGCTGGTAGATCCACGACTGGGGTCAGCCTACGACGTTACGCAGTTGAAAAGATTTTCCCTTGCTGCTTCATTATGCATTCGGGAGTCTTCGATATGGCGACCCACCATGACCGAGGTAGCTAACTCTTTCCTTGCATCTATTATCAACTTCTTATGAAATCAATTGATCCTTACAAGAATAATCTATATAATTGCAAGCTTGTCCTTTTTGTATTATAGTCATAAAGCTTTCTAATCATGCCACTTAAATCATCATCCATCCTTCTCTAAATAATGTCGAAatccctatattatatatcCTTCCAGTAGAGGAGTAGTTAGAGGTTAGAATTGGAATTTCTCTTTTGGACTCTTATAGattgcttttttaaaaaaaaaaaattatgtagtGAATTATATAGATTCCTATATGGAAATATTCTTCAATATTGATAGTAGTTTTTGGAAGTTTTGATCTTGAAAGTCACAGCCTTCACAGTAGAAGTCAAGAAAAATGGATTCCTTGTAGTgatgattttgaagaaatatcAATTGAGCAGttttaaatagaaatgaaattaGTAATGTTTCAACTATCCTACCTAACTTGAATTTCTAagctagaaaagaaaaagaaaatagctTAATAAAAGAATGCTTAAATTCACATTAATGAAAGTTCTGATCTTGACTTTCTCtcaaattctctctctttcaactGTTCATTAGTAAATGTGATCCCCAAACAGGTCAAGAGAAGAAACCGAACAATGCGCTTTTTGCTAGGCTAGTTGTAGTTTCGAGAGTTTCGTAGATTGATATCATAGCAAATTGAAAAGTAATAGACCTTTTTGGGTGGCTGCACGAGCATAGGTGAAGCTTAAAAGAACGATGTGTTTTTTCATATTGGCAGGTACTCAACATTATGGAGGATCGGTATGTCGATACCGAGAGGTGGAAAATGCCAGAGGAAGAAGCAGAAGCGAAGGATGAATTCTGGGGATTTGAGGACTTGGAATATGAATGGGACAGTTCTTTCTCTATTCAATCCCCATAATTATTCAATGTAGGCCAGAATTGAAAGTCTTGAAGTTTGATTAAACAATGTCCAAACCACACAATAGAGACAGTAAATTGTGTACATATGAAGGTAGATTGAACTACTAATAATGCATAtcttctatttattaaaaaatgaaaaggaaaaaaaaaagttgggcACCTGCCATTGCCAACTTGTTCTGCCATGTAATGTATTATTTAGATTCCAACTAGGACCAAACATCTCACACCAAATGGTTAATTTTGATGAATCTCTTTGTGTGAATACGTGGAGTGAAAGATTTAAACCTATAATCGATGACAAAAAATTCATACCATTAATACTTTTTGATCTTTGGAAACTGAACCTCTTAGAAATCATTGAAATGGATAAAcgaaaacaacaaatttgtgGATGAAGATGAGGGCTTTCAGGCATTTAAGTCGAATAATAATTGAGGGGTGGGGTTCAAGAAACAAACAAGTACACTTTTCATATAATTGATTTGTTCTTCCCCCATGATCCACAATAGCTGGCTGAATTCTGCACattaaaagctaaaaaaaaaattccatttcTACGTCAAACTGTCAAAACCACAATTACACATTTGAACTTCTAATTATAAGAATTGAAACCCCAAACACTCAAAGTTGAAAATCCAATGGTAACTACAACCATTCTTTAcgatttctctttctttttctttacaatttttgtatacaaatccaaaaagaaaagatatcaAATTGTGATGTACTGTTAATCCTGTGAGCAGGTTATAGGGCCCTACTTTACACAATTTAAgaattgtaaatttgtttgCTTCTTTCTACATGAGATGGTGTCatgattttctctatttttctaattcattatataatttttattttatctagcTTGTAcctaaatcaaatatattattattataaccaattaaattctaagacctattatttcaaatttggatcatattaatgtttaattaagtttCTTTCTCAGTACTActtgatattattatattatttttggtaAATCAATTAACATATTCATTGAATTATTGACCCATAATagcataatttaaaatttctcaaattatacTAATACTATCCTTACTAATCATATCCTaagcaacaaacttagttatggattttgaaaaaataatacaaaccAAATTCACCATGACCCATCTCATTCAATTTTCTAGCtgataccatttttttttttcaactccataattaactaaaattaaattgggatgtcaaaatcaaaactGACCCAGTTGATgttaaatcatcaaaattaattaattaaaatgtgtcAAAATTAAGAGTGTGATGGATTACCAAATGTACCTACATATAGAGACTTctcacatatataaaataaggaaattaattaaaatgatggctatagaaaaaagaattaaataatattttgataccgatagttttagttttggtttattttcGTCTATGTATtatcaaaatgtttattttgttttttgtacGGCTTTCAAAAAGTAACCATTTCGATTCATtgattttcgtttttttttttgtttttttttcaaaatgatcaaaatagttgttttttttaagttcaagCACTACAACAAGTTGaggttgaaattaaaattgaccaaaatttcatataggggtcaaatattttatacattcaTGGATCAAAATGAAtcgaagaaaaaagaaaagatagattgatcaaaatagtatttagaaagaaaaaaaattagatggAAAAAGTATATGAAAAGGGAATGGGTGGAGGTGGCATGATAAGGGTAGCCCTAGCCAACTCAACAACTCAGAGTTTATggtatttattaaataaataaaaagtagcTCTAAAGTTGGATGGTTATGGCCTCAAGTTATTTGTGGACAAAGATTTTGATAGTTTacaaatatgtatattgtttaatttttataaattgtattaaatacaGAAAGGGGAGGattttataatgttttctttagtaGTTGCACTTTTTTGTGTCAAATGTCAGTTTATAATTAGTTATAATCATAAACCAATACTTGTTAAACTATGTGCTTTTATAttagagaaaatgaataaagattCTTATtcaatgtgtttttaaaaaaatcaattaaataaatatgtgaTTATAAGAGAGAATAGTTTGGCCATGACTTTGTTTTGCATGTCACTAAACTTTCCTTcttgaatttgtttaattatgtaCTCACACACTactaaaaagtaattattaaagaaaaaactcttGCACATAACATGCTTAATACTTACTGTTTAcacaaaagttcaaaagtttACTAAAGAATTGCAACCCCTGTCCCCTTATACTTGTTGTTTGATGATTTATTTAGAGTACAATTAAGCAAAgctatagaaattaaattagattaaGGCATTATCAACATTTATATCTTCTCTTAATCTTCAACAATTAGATTAAACAAGAGAATCCCAATTAAAATATGTGAAGGGgagatgttttaaaaaagaaaggcatGGGGGAGTAGTTTAACCTAAAAAGACTTTAGAGGGCGGCTGGTTGAACGGCtacataacaaataaataaaaagtataaaatacaTAGAAATGGCACTTACTAAAATTAATAGTGGAAATTCCTTTGTTTAAAATTCGATGTAATTCATTGTTCTAAGTTGAACTACTACAtgtaatatgattttttaaaaagtgggTTTTGATGACTCATTTATTATTGGGATCTCAACGATTCCTTCTAACCATTTTTAATTGCTTAGGGAATTAAATTTTTCGAAGGTCAACCACATAAACATGTATCTGAATAATGTGTTAATTATCATCACCAACCTTGAACTTACTGCAACAGTTATATATTCTAtagtatataaatatgtaagatAAGGTTCCCGATTATCTAAAGGGATAAAattcccaaattaaaaaacataacttataataatttacaaaattttctaattctctttttcaaaatccaaattgCACACTCAAAATTGGCCTACCTAACAAAAATTTCCGATGATTCTTACTCTTTAGGAAGCAAGTTCCATCTTTTTCTACCTAAGCTGAATGGTTCACCATTTAGACAGCTATTCATGTTGTGTACTTGAATAGGAATCAGGAAATTGAAGGCTTCAGATTGGATGGCAATTGATTCAATCTTCGGATTGTACCTATCGATTGAGTCAAATCCAGGAACTCAAGAAGGCATATAATGTGACATGTTTCAGTGGACTCAGAAATTACTCTGTAGTAACGGTCCTCCTCTCCAATAATGATTCTAAGAATGCTGAACAAAGCTTAGTAAGAGGTGGAAGTTCATGTGATGAGCCACTGAAGATGGTCTCCCAAGGCCTCTGTGATGGAACAGATGGGGCAGACAAGGTCTGGTCCATCTTTGATACAAATTCTGGCAGTTCGCCATAGATAGCTTCATATCCAAATTTTCCTGTAATAATTTAATGTATTAATAATCATGGGATTGACATGACTTTTCCAAATGAATAAGATCGAATCTGCAAACTATGGGATAAGATTAGGAGTTTTAAAAGATTCACTTATGCATGCCAAAATAATAGGAATGGTATTAGAGGGATATTAAGGGTATATTAGTAAATATCAAATAGTTTCTTGGAGAAGTTGGGTTATAAGATATTTTGGTGGTGAATTAGGGCTTGAGAGTGATTTAAAGATTGGGAGGGTCAGTCCAAGCATGTCGAATACTTGGTTTCGCTATCttttataattcaatatatttagGTTCTATAATAAACCACAAGAACAAAAATCGCACATGAGATCTCCTCAACAGTCATAACCAATTCAAATGTCCCTTTTTcctaaagaaatatataaattatgcATTGCGCAcatttacataaaataaacaaacaaaacacagTATCAGCTCAAAGCGGGGTAAGGATCTTTTTACTAGAGAAAATGAGGATATTGTGAAACAGGCCTAGATTAGAAAAGTAGACAGTACAGCTATAGAGAATCAAATTGTTGATACggtcaaaatagaaaataattttacctCCTGTTTCTTCAAGGGCGTGATAACTTCCCTGCTTGGTCAAACTAAGTTCTTGTCCTTCCTTGCCAGATGGGTCAAATAGAGTATATTCGTGGTCACCATTGATATAGACAAGCCATGGATGGCCAGATTTTTCATCTGAACTAATGTTACTTTTTTCGGATCGTAGAAACGCAAGACCCCCTCCCTGAGCCTGCGGTAGTACATCAGcagtaattaattattaattataattaagtgTTAAGAAGGTGTGAAAAAAGGATGTAGAAAATAGTATACCTTCCTAACAGACCAGGTACTCAGGGGAACAGGATCATTGGCATTAAAATGCAATATCATTCCATCTCTCCCTTGGAATGTCGAGTCACTAAATTGCAACCGTACAGATTCGGGGATAAGGGCAAGCACAGCAAAAGAAGACATATCCACAGCACAGGCCAAGGCTGTAGAAGCAAATCATGGACAGCCACGATTAGAATTAGAACATTTATGATCATGGCTCAAACTTCCCCTAACCATAAACAAAAGTAGATTCTTATTTAGATAAAAGCTAATAGTCCATAAAATGATAGACGTTCCAATGAAGGTGCTAACTGAAAGAAACGTATCTTCATTCATCAGAATCCCTTTACTTTCCAGTTTCCTCGTTCATTTTCCAGAACACAGTAATGAGGCCTCAAGTAAGTGCTTGGGTATTTTAGGAGAAGCCAAGTATTTAAAATTGCGcaagaaaaatttgaataactcCCATTGGCAGTAAAGTTCCATGAAACCATCACGTTTATAGTCCCAAAAGTGCGCCGTTAGTCAATTAGTTGTCACAAGTTAATCTATAactgtttgaaattttaaaaagaaaaagatagccGTCACTCACTGCAGATGCTTGCATTGTAAAAAGATACAGCCTTTGGAGCCTAGGATTAATAAACATagacaaaaattgaaaaaaatgttgttttggCATTAACATCCCATCTtcattaaaaagttttaatgatcatttttttcccttgcTAATTTGTGAAATTAGTCTTCTactgttttataaaattaaagaagtgAATCAATCAACCATCTTGAGTTGAATTATATCAATTCCAAGTTAAAGGAGAAAGGAAAGGAGAGCATTAAACCTTCTATATGAAGCTTGTATGACCAAGATATTGATAGTTTCGACACAGTCCAAACAGATAGTTGTGGCTTTGAACCTTGTGACACAGATACAAGAAACTGGGAGTCTCCAGCAAAGCTAAGATTCACAATTGGCTGTCCAAATTGAAAATCATGAATTCATGAGAGAGATGAATGCAGATAATAAATTAGAGTAGAGAACTTTTCTAGTTAAAAACTTGGCAGAGCATATCAACAGTTTtacttatgtttttttattccctttttatcattatttaagaacgtcattttttaaaattgattgttcAAACACAGTATTCAAGTTTGAATGACAGACTTAAGATCCAGAAAAGATTCTGACCCACCACCATATAACATTACATAATTGTcgcaaaatgaaaaaaaaaaacaaaaaaaaaagtgatcaaACACATTATGAATTCACCTATAGagcttttaaaagaaattaagcaCAACCATTTATGTAGAAAAGAGGCATGGTTAATTTCATGGAATACCAGCTGGACTAGGTCAAATTTAACAGTTCTTTCTTATTGGGATTCATTTCGTTATTTTGGGAATTATAGGCAAATATGAGAGAACTTTATGTACCGTAAGAGTCTCTCCAATTACAGCAACAAGGATATTTTGCTCAGGGTCCCATAATGTAATAACAGTTTCTGCAGCAACGGCCAAAACAGAACCATCGGCAGAAAATGTGGCAGCAGTCATTGACTTCTTTCTGATAAAGCAGAATCTTATGTgagaattagaaaaataacaataaaacgTCAGTTTCAAACACCAGAGTAACGTTACAATTTAGaaaccttttaaaaaagaaaacaatttccaAATCCAACTTAAgtctacattttaaaataaaagaaataatttctcCCATCATtcgaaaaactaaaaattgaaaagaaattaattgaatgCATACTTGTAAGACCCAACTGAATGGCACATCCAGCTTGAATTTTTCTCTCCCTGAACTTTCGGAAGTCCTCCATTGCAAACCCATatctaaacataaaaataaatataaaataaaatgaatttcatTGCAGAAAATACTATTATATAAGATTATTTTTGTTCCAACAGTACCTTGAAGTCTCCACCATATGATGTACTGACAACCATGCGGCGATTAGGGTGGAAAGCGAGAGCAGAAATCCCAGCATCCCTGTCAAATGGCAGTGCACTTTTTCATTCAGATCAAAGAAGGAAACAGCGTTTTCTGTGTCCAGCATAAAATACAAACGAGTGCAATGAAATTATGATTACAAGAACATAACTGTTATGGTCTTGTAGTAAcctttgaaataaattttcctTGTGATTTCAGAAAAGGACCAAAAGCAAACCTGTGTGGCTCATATACAACGGTTGACaaactaaactttttgttttccaaCTCTGAATCCCAAAACTTGAGACaaattaaaccaccaattccACCCTCAGGAATTCTAATTTCAGCAGTAGTCATTAAAGAGCCATCAAGGGAGAGAACCACAGAAGTAATAACAACCTGCCACCCAATATTCAAGTATAATGGTAGCATCAGACACACAATTCCTACAgacattatttcaataaaatgacACCAACATATAAGTTCACATACAGTGAGCTCTTCACCGGGTTGATGGTTCCTCTCACAAATTTGAACCTGCTAACATTATATGTAGAACAGTTAATACTTAAGAGTCACTAAAATACTGACATAAAAACTGAATGTTTTTAGATATGAATTTGTGTCTAAACATGAAGTCATGTACAAACACATATATGAGAAAAGAGCCACATTCTGTTCATTACTTGGAACTTGGAAGTCAAGACTTTGTACAGAATGGCACAAATATCTGAGGTGCTGTTAGTTAGGTAACTCAGTCATTTTGGTAAATAAGGGTACAAAGAACACTAAGACAACACTTTCAAAAAGATAtacattttttcaaactgtgtTGATAGGTTTCTCTCCAAAATTTCCTTCCCTTCCCTTTCAAGTTTTGATAATTGAGATCTTTCTGTGTCTTATTTAGCACTGGCGGATCAAGGTGAATTCAACTGCTTCAGtcttttttaaatgagaaTCTTTTACTACTTTTGTTAGGCTTGGtgaaaaagtgattttgataCAACTAGAACATCAACCTGATAACACTGAAGGGCATATCATGGTCTAATGAAACTCGTGTTAAactagatatttataaaactatgTAACAAAAGAGATACAAACAAGCACATTTTACTACCCCAGTTCATTAGCTAATTTAGTAATCAGTACATTCTCACCTCACAAATTCCACAGTCATCAAACAGACTGTAGAACTGAATGCTATAGTTTTCTGAACGAAGGGCAACTAGACCATCATTTTGATTGAAGGCAAACCCGTTATTAGAGCCTTGACAAACATCAGGAAATGAACAAGGAAGCTGAAAAGAACACAACACAAGAAGTTGCAGTAAAATAAGGCTTGAAGAACATTTATAGACAAATAAAATAgccattattttctaataagaCTTGAAGATAATGTGTAAGAATTATTAGATACAATTGTGCAATCATCAAAACTTTGTATgctagaaaagaagaaattagagaaTAAAGCAATAACATGCATGTATCTAACAAACCTTATAGAAGAGTGAAAGACTCCTTTAGCTTCAAGCCAGTATGAcagaaatatcaaaattcgGTAGTCATTATATATGATAACCTAGGAAGCAATATACTTCTAAATTTGCAGATGATTGGTATAAAGCTTAGTCACTTAAAAGCTCAACCTGCAacccattttattttaaagccCACTTAAATACGGCAAgccaaaacaaaagaaagaaaaaaagtaaaaaagaatacaGAAAGGCAATCAaatcttcattcttctctCCCTCACTCTTGAAATCACGAAACACGACCCCCTCCCCATCAAATTCAACTTcattcttcaatcttcatcttctacTTCTTCACTGTCGTCTGTCCATTACCCAACCACCACTCAGCCTCGCCACTGCCAACCAACTACCACTCCTCGGCCTCCCCAATGACAGTTACAATGCCACTGGGTTTTTCTCCCCAAATTTAACTCTCTTTTAAATCTACTATAACTTAAGTTCCATTACAATTAATTGGACATCAtcattaaaactataataataataataaataacgaATCCTCCACATATCTGTATCTTagatttttagaaattgacgTATATGTATCCTTATTTGTGCTTCTTTAGAAGACAACAATGAACCAAGAAAGCTACATTCTTATGGCATGGAAACCATAATGTACATGAAGAAAACCACCTACTATGCTaagaaaatactaataaggagaaattgtcaaaaaaaaaaaagcaacacGATTTACATAACGACCCACactaagaaattttttatctaACTTCTCTATTTGGTGGCTTCTAATCGTATAACATTCTAACTCAGACAGTCTCATTCCTTCCAACATTTGTTAACCACAAACATGATAAAATATCAAGGAAGGCcccatcaataaaaaaaaagagagttcaTAAAAAGATTGCTGAAACAAACCTTGATCCCAGATATGGACTTCAAGATTTCCATAGAAGGCATTTTTAGtaaatgaatttgattgtCTGCACAAGATACCTGAAACCCTAATTtcagttttaaacaaaagGGCCAACAAAAGCTGTGGCAGAATATACTTGgttgtgaaaaataaaggatCTACTTACAGAGGCAAGCAGAGGATCTGGAGAATCAGTAAAATACAATAGTGGTGACCCAATTCGAGGCAGGTATTTTCTCTTCTCTGTATCAAGTTGCCAAACCACAAGAACCCCCTCCTTCCCAccttaaataagatttaagaGTCGTGAAGATTGAATCATATAAGGATAGGAAGTAATAAGCAACCATTGTGGATAGATAAGAATAGTGACATTAAGAGTAACCTAGTATGTCTAATTAGAATAATTCTAGATCA
This genomic interval carries:
- the LOC101221079 gene encoding probable receptor-like serine/threonine-protein kinase At5g57670 gives rise to the protein MNSRISLQTPQKMKYIRTNSFKRLFSLKRRSLGDDSPNPDASPNTDSIVSHHSPRPFWKCFSFQQVFEATDGFSSENLVGKGGYAEVYRGILNDGEEIAVKRLTKTSIDERKEKEFLTEIGTIGHVQHPNVLSLLGCCIDNGLYLIFHFSSRGSVASLLHDDNMCPIDWKTRFKIAIGTARGLHYLHKDCQRRIIHRDIKSSNILLTADFEPLISDFGLAKWLPTQWSHHSIAPIEGTFGHLAPEYYMHGIVDEKTDVFAFGVFLLEVISGRKPVDGSHQSLHSWAKPILNRGEYEKLVDPRLGSAYDVTQLKRFSLAASLCIRESSIWRPTMTEVLNIMEDRYVDTERWKMPEEEAEAKDEFWGFEDLEYEWDSSFSIQSP
- the LOC101221320 gene encoding WD repeat-containing protein 75 isoform X1; the protein is MITGGKSYVSAPPAFSNDAKRLLVCTGTSVSIFSTSTGLQIASLKGHKAFVTSVTVVPASSAASKILCFCWTTSLDGTIRYWDFSIPELMKTIDIRLPVYSMVIPSLLGQLLERDVKSRDLFAYVSVQNIGVKDGKPVPVRGQILKCNLTKSRLATGVILAETQQPEYLTTSSSGSFFGIRNKRKIHVWKVPNGQFEKLGAKKITLHHTKDLTVLAFHPTQRTVAAGDVTGRILIWRGFGNRTFPVSGEEAGKKSFDSDEDRPGVRGNDDADSCSTRHWHPTEVIALSFSSDGAYLYSGGKEGVLVVWQLDTEKRKYLPRIGSPLLYFTDSPDPLLASVSCADNQIHLLKMPSMEILKSISGIKLPCSFPDVCQGSNNGFAFNQNDGLVALRSENYSIQFYSLFDDCGICEQVQICERNHQPGEELTVVITSVVLSLDGSLMTTAEIRIPEGGIGGLICLKFWDSELENKKFSLSTVVYEPHRDAGISALAFHPNRRMVVSTSYGGDFKIWVCNGGLPKVQGEKNSSWMCHSVGSYKKKSMTAATFSADGSVLAVAAETVITLWDPEQNILVAVIGETLTPIVNLSFAGDSQFLVSVSQGSKPQLSVWTVSKLSISWSYKLHIEALACAVDMSSFAVLALIPESVRLQFSDSTFQGRDGMILHFNANDPVPLSTWSVRKAQGGGLAFLRSEKSNISSDEKSGHPWLVYINGDHEYTLFDPSGKEGQELSLTKQGSYHALEETGGKFGYEAIYGELPEFVSKMDQTLSAPSVPSQRPWETIFSGSSHELPPLTKLCSAFLESLLERRTVTTE
- the LOC101221320 gene encoding WD repeat-containing protein 75 isoform X2, with translation MITGGKSYVSAPPAFSNDAKRLLVCTGTSVSIFSTSTGLQIASLKGHKAFVTSVTVVPASSAASKILCFCWTTSLDGTIRYWDFSIPELMKTIDIRLPVYSMVIPSLLGQLLERDVKSRDLFAYVSVQNIGVKDGKPVPVRGQILKCNLTKSRLATGVILAETQQPEYLTTSSSGSFFGIRNKRKIHVWKVPNGQFEKLGAKKITLHHTKDLTVLAFHPTQRTVAAGDVTGRILIWRGFGNRTFPVSGEEAGKKSFDSDEDRPGVRGNDDADSCSTRHWHPTEVIALSFSSDGAYLYSGGKEGVLVVWQLDTEKRKYLPRIGSPLLYFTDSPDPLLASVSCADNQIHLLKMPSMEILKSISGIKLPCSFPDVCQGSNNGFAFNQNDGLVALRSENYSIQFYSLFDDCGICEVQICERNHQPGEELTVVITSVVLSLDGSLMTTAEIRIPEGGIGGLICLKFWDSELENKKFSLSTVVYEPHRDAGISALAFHPNRRMVVSTSYGGDFKIWVCNGGLPKVQGEKNSSWMCHSVGSYKKKSMTAATFSADGSVLAVAAETVITLWDPEQNILVAVIGETLTPIVNLSFAGDSQFLVSVSQGSKPQLSVWTVSKLSISWSYKLHIEALACAVDMSSFAVLALIPESVRLQFSDSTFQGRDGMILHFNANDPVPLSTWSVRKAQGGGLAFLRSEKSNISSDEKSGHPWLVYINGDHEYTLFDPSGKEGQELSLTKQGSYHALEETGGKFGYEAIYGELPEFVSKMDQTLSAPSVPSQRPWETIFSGSSHELPPLTKLCSAFLESLLERRTVTTE